The nucleotide sequence ttatgaatttttccgtatcgaAGTTTCAGGCTGCGTTTTCTGGCTGCAATAATGGTTGCAATGAATGTTAGTTTACTTTTGAGTATTTTTTGTGAATATTAATGAATGTTAATGGCTGCAATAATGGTTGCAGTGAATGTTAGTTTACTTTTGAGTATTTTTTGTGAATATTAATGAATGTTAATGGCTGCAATAATGGTTGCAATGTTAGAATGGCTGCAAACATAATGTTTTGGCTACAAACATGGCTGCAAATATGAGTCAAATCCAGTGCATATAACTTATAAAATTAATCCTCTACTGTTTTGACTAATGCTTGGAAAGAATTGGTTGGAAGTCTAAACGTTGTGGATGAAGACGGTTTAGGATTAGGGTTTATGAGGAAAAATGGAGGGAAATTGAGTATTAAAAGGGGTGGGTTTTTAGCAGggatttaaaaaaagaaaaataaaaaaataataagaaatgaccattttacccttcaCTAAACTGAAGTTTTAAACTATGGTTAGTtttttagactaaaatggcacGTTTCGAAAATGTCAGGGAGAAAAATTATACAATTTTGAAATTTGATCTGAAATGACATAGGTGTACAAACCACAAGGACGTAAATGATACTTAACTCTATAAATTTTGAACTCCCCTTTATTACATATAGTGACAGACATAGCTAGTCACTTCCACTTTATACATTTTTGTTAATTCCTGCTGCTTAACTATGTTGTATGGAACCTTCCTCTATTTTACAAAGTTTCAACCACTTAGATATCATTATAACATGTTAACATCAGATCTTGGTTTGCAATttattttggtataacatttttCTATTTATCACTAATATGACACATTTATAACTATGTTTTATTGTCAAACTGTACATTTATAGAGACTGACCAAGTATTTAATAACCATATTTCTCaaagttttaagtttttctagtTGGCACGTTATCAAAGAAATCTATTCTACCCCATAATTAAGTTAGATAATCAACAAATTACATTAAATTCCGAATAATCGTCAAACTTTCTCCGTATAAGACCACACGGTGCGGGTTTGGTTTGGTGGCGTTTATGCCTTTCCACGCCGCACACACCACCCGGGAACGGCGTTGTGTGTGGGGCGGACTGTTTTCCACCAGCGTCGAGACAATGGTTGGGTTGATGTGGCATTTGTCTATTGGTATTAATGATTTCTTTTGAAATTAATAGATTTTTATtagtttataaatataaaatcATAACAAAAAGTGTGCCACGTTTCGAATAACGCCACTTTTCCACGTCCCGTCCCACACCTTCCGTTTTTGCATCACGCCACTTTTTTGACGCGTGCTTACGTGTTAtccacatgtcgcataacgcctCATTTTAAAGTCCTCCACACCGTATAGTCTAAAAACTTCTGAAATTATGTCTTTATTATTTAAAAGTATATTTATTGACTTGTTTATTTCATTTAAATGGTATCACCACATATACCTTACACCACAATCAAAGGCTAATAGGTATAAGGCATCATCAAAATAACTTCAACGGATCTATTCATAACAAAGAAGACACGACTCAATATCTAATAGACACGCCGACAAATGGTGATGCCATCACCTAAGGGAGCCATAGAGATCTTCACACGAGGGTCTGTTGCAAGTGCTTTGTTAAACTGTAAAACACTAGTTCGCCCTTGTTTTAGAACTTCAGGAACCAAATCCTCGGACTTGGCAACAGATCCATACCAGAGCGTGTTGTCATACACAATGATCCCGTTCACCTTCACAAGTTTCACCACTTTCTCATGATAGTTAAGATAGTTTATTTTGTCCGCATCAACATATACATAGTCGAAGCTTCCTTTGTTATCAGGCTAGAGAGAGAACAAACCATCAAATTAGTTATAAAATCAAATGTAATGGGATGAAATGACCTATTGTAAATCCATTTTGCAAACATATCAATAATCCATTTATATAATCTATTAACAACATACCATATATTGTTTTTAAATTAGGAAACACACGCACacatatattaatatttattaatatttatgtatGTATATGGTGTGTTTACATTTAATCGAATTGTGCTGCATATGTATCTAAACATTTATACATGTGtgtttataatttataaacctatataataaaaaaaaatcaataaaatgTTACAAGTtaaagaaaacatacattttcaaGTAGTTTATCAAGAGCTGGAATACCCTCTGATTCGATGAAGTCGATCTTGTGCTCGACACCAACTTTTTCTATAACCGGCCTACCGATTTCATAATATTCCCGATTTACATCTATCGCAACAATCTGTATAAATTATAAACTTTAAATTCAAAGTGATCAAATCATGTCAAAAATAACACCGAACATGATACGAGTCACCCTAATTGAAAGTAAGAAGAAAATTATTGAAAAGTATTGTTTCGTTTCTCTCATTTAGTTCTTGGAGTCTAGCCCATTCAACAGGTCTCTTAGGAGATTAGCCATCTCGAATTGGCTCTGTATCAGAACATCTACTAGAAGTTGCAAGATTGAACAAGTTACATGGGTCAAAACAACTTGTTGTCCTTCCTTTAGTAGACCCTAAcattttttgttaataaataactAATTTTATATTAGCATGTTTGTGAGATTAATAAATTCGTTTTTATTGTGTTGCATTTGttcgttatttaaaaaaaacacataGTAAGATCCGTTCATGTATAAGGCTGAGCGGGGCACCAGCAGGGAGTGGCCGCGGTGACCCTATTCCCCCAGCGGGAACCGCCGCCATCCCTGCGGTGACCGAAGAAGGAAGGGGGAGAGTGTGGGGCcaccatcaaattggggtgtgagGGGAGATTAAGAGAGGAGTTAACGTGACATAACCTGATTGGGTgcgcgtaagagaggggactcccctcttaggggagtgccccgcTCACCCTAAGTAAATAGATCCAAAATGTTATCACGTAAATTTGTTTGACCATAAATTTAAGTAAGGCTACAACCATTGGTGTccaaaaaatggaaaaaaaaaggGTGATATTATACACCCCCCCTATTTACTAATTACACCCCCTCTATAAAAACATCACATCCATCAATCCATCCATCAATCCTTTGCTTTTTGTTTTtagtcttttttgtctttttgttgtctttttattatattttagtgtctttttgttattattattatttactattagtaatgaattattattattattattataacctataaaattttttaaaattttaggcCCCGAGGTATATAAAAAAATTCGGTTCATAAGAGAATTTCCTACataagaaaaacaaaaaagagcgacaaaaatatatcaaataataacgtgaaaaaataaattaataaaatattatattatctaaaccaaattcaatatataattatGGTTTGTGGCAGATAGTGAAAAGATACAGctaaagaaataaatataatataaaaaaagtAGTAGGGGACGCACACTTTTAAGAGATAGAATCCCATATTCACCTAAACCATTATCATTTTCTTTATCCATCATCATCTTCCATATTTTTTCTTTCTAAGTTTCAGACTCACCGGAGCACAATGATACCTCTTGCATTCCGGTAAAACTCTTAAAAATTACATCAGAAATCTTCTCTTTTAACTTTTATTACAGATTTGCCGAGTTCAAGGGGTGCGATTACAAAATTTCAAGAGGAGCTTCGGTAGTAGCCTTCGCTCTCTACAGTTAAAGAGATGTTTGGTGACGAGGTGTGACCCGCATCGGTCaacccgacccggttacaacctattatattaatataaatacaAATGATTATTCTAGAACTTTCCATATCTACATGGAAGTTGCacaaccaaatctccaacttttcgggaagatcatgtaaatctctaacttatcggaatatatcctaggttaaaggaaaccctaatggaaaacctataaatagaggtaaacgtATAAGGTATGATCATCTTGCTCTCATACATCTTCTTCTCCTAAACTTCTTTCATaaaccaatacttattctcacgccggagggtggttacaggaataaccccattcctgtaacgagtcctaacggtgtttctgttttgcagccaagCGTTCGGGTCACTAATCATTGAAGCCCTAGGTACTGcataggtcagtgtttcttcatttggataatatatattttgtaactACTCAAGCTTGTTCACCTAAATTTTATAACTAATATTAGTTCACTTTTAGGTGTTCAAGTCTCGTGAAGAGTTGATGGAATGGGTTAGAAACACCGGACGTAGTCTTGGTTACGCTATTGTGACTAAAAGATCGAAAGCTAAAAATGGCTACGTGTCTAAAGTTGTACTTATGTGTGATCGTGGTGGTGTGTATAAATCAGATAAAGATTCAAGTAGAGAGACCGGCACTAGAAAGATAAATTGCCCGTTTGAAATGGTAGGGAAATTTTCAAAAAAGAATGGTTCTTGGACGTTAAAAGTAAAACCTGGTGAGCATAATCATCCACCCGGAGAATATATGGAGGGACACCCAATCCTTAAACGATTGACACCTAATGAACACCAATTGGTGGCAGAGTTGACGGGGAAGGGTGTGTTCCCAAAAGATATTTTAGGTGTTATCAAGGAGCATGATGAAATAATGTCTCTACAATTAAAAACATATATAACGCACGTGATAAAATTCGAGCAACGGATCATAAAGGGAAATCTTTGATGGAGGTGCAAGGAGAGTATCCAATTGCCAGCACAAACAACCTATGGAAATTAATGAGAGAAAATGATGCAGCTGGCTGGGAGAATATATTTGAATCACGTCAAAATATGTATAAGTCTTGGATAGCACAACCTGCTACATTTGGGGGGAGTATAGATTAAACCTCGGTATGTAAATTATTAAATGATAATAATTTTGTAAAAAAG is from Helianthus annuus cultivar XRQ/B chromosome 9, HanXRQr2.0-SUNRISE, whole genome shotgun sequence and encodes:
- the LOC110877055 gene encoding probable caffeoyl-CoA O-methyltransferase At4g26220 isoform X2, giving the protein MENKGLLQSDELYKYILETNVYPQEPEPLKEIRALTASHQLFFMGTSPDAGQMIEMLLKLTGAKKTLELGVYTGYSLLLTALTIPEDGKPDNKGSFDYVYVDADKINYLNYHEKVVKLVKVNGIIVYDNTLWYGSVAKSEDLVPEVLKQGRTSVLQFNKALATDPRVKISMAPLGDGITICRRVY
- the LOC110877055 gene encoding probable caffeoyl-CoA O-methyltransferase At4g26220 isoform X1 codes for the protein MENKGLLQSDELYKYILETNVYPQEPEPLKEIRALTASHQLFFMGTSPDAGQMIEMLLKLTGAKKTLELGVYTGYSLLLTALTIPEDGKIVAIDVNREYYEIGRPVIEKVGVEHKIDFIESEGIPALDKLLENPDNKGSFDYVYVDADKINYLNYHEKVVKLVKVNGIIVYDNTLWYGSVAKSEDLVPEVLKQGRTSVLQFNKALATDPRVKISMAPLGDGITICRRVY